From Drosophila virilis strain 15010-1051.87 chromosome X, Dvir_AGI_RSII-ME, whole genome shotgun sequence, the proteins below share one genomic window:
- the LOC6636664 gene encoding mitochondrial coenzyme A diphosphatase NUDT8 has translation MILTEICFLTRTRQLHQLVCKHVRSNSHNATAASTKVLSAADFPLLLAKEQRERCMEKLRKLPAFPRPKSLTPNRHEKNSASVLIALCLERDTNEISLLYTRRSRHLRRHSLQISFPGGKRDESDTSFVDCALRETEEEIGLPRGRIQIWGEANPIDLPRTATIVPVVGVVPDFHVSQLKLNWDEVEEAFSIPLNSLLSPSAARHTQFRTGYSGPVFVVDQHRIWGITGYLTYMFLRCLLPSSMLPNTLKTNIKFIRPYKVPPKLPHHHVEAKVE, from the exons atgaTTCTCACCGAAATATGCTTTCTGACAAGGACACGGCAGCTGCACCAGCTAGTGTGCAAACATGTTAGAAGCAATAGCCACAATGCGACAGCAGCCAGTACAAAAGTTCTATCAGCGGCCGATTTTCCCTTGCTATTGGCAAAGGAGCAGCGCGAGCGCTGCATGGAAAAGCTCCGCAAGTTGCCGGCCTTCCCGCGTCCCAAGTCACTTACTCCTAACAGGCACGAAAAGAACTCGGCCTCCGTACTGATAGCATTGTGTCTGGAGCGCGATAC CAATGAGATTTCGCTGCTATACACCCGCCGCTCCCGGCATCTGCGTAGGCACAGCTTACAGATATCGTTTCCAGGTGGCAAACGAGACGAAAGTGATACCAGCTTTGTGGATTGCGCGCTGCGAGAAACAGAGGAAGAAATTGGTTTGCCGCGAGGGCGCATTCAAATTTGGGGCGAGGCCAATCCGATCGATCTGCCACGCACCGCCACCATTGTCCCAGTTGTGGGTGTAGTGCCCGACTTCCATGTCTCCCAGCTTAAACTGAACTGGGACGAAGTGGAAGAGGCTTTCAGTATACCGCTTAACTCGCTGCTGTCGCCGTCCGCCGCCCGTCATACCCAATTTCGTACTGGCTACAGCGGACCAGTCTTTGTTGTGGATCAACATCGAATCTGGGGGATTACCGGCTATTTAACATATATGTTCCTGCGCTGCCTGCTGCCCAGTTCCATGCTGCCCAATACGCTGAAAacgaatattaagtttataCGACCATATAAAGTGCCACCAAAGCTGCCACATCATCATGTGGAAGCAAAGGTCGAGTAG
- the LOC6636665 gene encoding phosphatidylinositol-3,5-bisphosphate 3-phosphatase MTMR4 isoform X1, whose amino-acid sequence MMSDGSPPPSICFIRAAESYPKSQMEKEDSQLSVPFQELAGESTKYLGRTDDGILALSNYRIFLSKKSTAFETYVPLGLIESVQVRDLFQLIVNCKDASTVRCSFQSAEQCLEWQRRIQLLIGVPETLETLFAFPFYSWTCDIVGNKERSALINGIGLKSATAAPENSISIQAQTASEHLHRLQRAIRYESDFKNEVIRLGFDLKGSWRISTANTDFKLCPSYPQKLLVPCCITDEMLHNIANFRGSRRLPAVVWRHQKSGAILARCSQPEVGWLGWRNYKDEQLLKALADACAFDRGEHARRQAKDTNGEAGSSGKSSPSLEDSSHEELALDEIRKILIVDARSYTSAVTNRARGGGCECIEYYPCAEIEFMNLGNIHAIRKSFHAVRQLCASSPDDPNWLGQLEKTMWMQHLSGLLGASMTVVHTIEKNGRPVLVHCSDGWDRTPQIVATAQICLDPFYRTVEGFRVLVEREWLNFGHKFADRSGNGPNSDEVNERCPVFLQWLDLVHQIHHQYPCSFEFSIGYLIKLAQHSLSCLFGTFLCNSLKERIENSVFDRTFSVWPFLAETMYRNPLYKHETEKVLWPAHSVRFLDFWSDVYLGSLGNKNGTDLPLQSNERQSVHSVNGSSAKTRSTENIATNELSQSTMSRRSSDPNLTVDSIVTEGLNLNVNSNSMFDIRLEEKECIIDTKHDIKHESDSEDKCDSPKQEEHAQNGSTSLLTELKNEQSTSSVQCDILNAGSPSINGKITIQRMDSEPIDFAIHTPCDSPNDHAPSICESFSDNSRTLRQGQGQIDTSTDTLIPIESTQQETNGMLKDDAVKDSDVPSEQDADVIPQEKKTEATSVAHTNKISQSYNNLPRVHIKPNNLRYFQQNATSNMDKSDAFDHPLNLHMPQENTTNDDSCNETNLNATKEELFNGSASLAEGSNNGDSLPLSPEHQRCNSQTHSTFANFDEPMAGNAMRRNTLWSNLNRDQSHSKYTENSSGLNFPASGLISLPPTPQGSQERTQFTISCPDGLAHGLSEQNIRLHQIVQEHKLREEVLLREIHGMRLALLQKGCPSCNSVASTNVEHENGSDIVENASTCSWEAVEERSGPSSYATSSIQEKKASSILWVPDHAVSRCSNCQIEFWLGRRKHHCRSCGEIFCADCSEFWAPLPYEKLFNPVRLCGSCYITVTTQVHECGVPSNPILNDVAKPSASSQE is encoded by the exons ATGATGTCAGATGGATCGCCGCCCCCATCGATTTGTTTTATACGAGCCGCGGAATCTTATCCAAAATCACAAATGGAAAAGGAAGATTCACAGCTGTCTGTGCCCTTTCAAGAAC TTGCCGGCGAGTCAACTAAATACCTGGGACGAACCGACGATGGCATTCTAGCTTTGTCCAATTATCGCATATTTCTGTCAAAGAAATCGACTGCATTCGAGACGTATGTGCCGCTGGGCCTGATTGAGTCGGTGCAAGTGCGTGATCTTTTCCAGTTGATAGTCAATTGCAAGGATGCCAGCACTGTGAGGTGTTCGTTTCAATCTGCAGAGCAATGCTTGGAATGGCAGCGTCGCATTCAGTTGCTAATCGGTGTGCCCGAAACACTGGAGACGCTCTTCGCATTCCCATTCTACTCATGGACCTGCGACATTGTTGGCAACAAAGAGCGCTCTGCACTAATCAACGGCATTGGCCTTAAATCGGCGACAGCAGCACCTGAGAATTCAATATCAATACAAGCCCAGACGGCTAGCGAACATTTGCATCGCTTGCAGCGAGCGATTCGCTATGAGAGCGACTTTAAAAATGAAGTTATCCGTCTTGGTTTCGATTTGAAGGGCTCTTGGCGGATCTCAACGGCAAACACTGACTTTAAACTGTGCCCTTCGTATCCACAAAAATTACTTGTTCCGTGCTGCATTACTGATGAAATGCTTCACAACATTGCCAATTTCCGGGGATCGCGTCGCCTGCCGGCTGTTGTTTGGCGCCATCAAAAGTCTGGTGCCATTCTGGCACGCTGCAGTCAGCCAGAGGTCGGTTGGCTGGGCTGGAGAAATTACAAAGATGAGCAGCTGCTGAAAGCGCTAGCAGATGCCTGTGCCTTTGACAGAGGTGAGCATGCGAGGCGACAGGCAAAAGATACAAATGGCGAGGCAGGCTCCTCAGGAAAGAGCTCTCCATCGCTGGAGGATTCTTCGCACGAGGAACTTGCACTAGACGAAATCAGG aaaattctCATCGTGGATGCCCGCAGCTATACGTCAGCGGTCACAAATCGAGCACGCGGCGGCGGCTGTGAGTGTATAGAATATTATCCATGCGCCGAAATAGAATTTATGAACTTGGGAAATATCCACGCAATACGAAAGAGTTTTCATGCTGTTCGACAGCTATGTGCCTCTTCGCCCGACGATCCAAA TTGGCTTGGACAATTGGAAAAAACGATGTGGATGCAACATTTATCGGGCTTATTGGGAGCCTCAATGACAGTCGTGCATACGATTGAGAAAAATGGTCGTCCGGTGCTGGTACATTGCTCCGATGGCTGGGATCGTACACCACAAATTGTGGCAACAGCGCAAATATGTCTGGATCCCTTTTACAGAACCGTTGAG GGCTTTCGTGTGTTAGTCGAACGAGAGTGGCTCAATTTCGGCCACAAGTTTGCCGATCGCTCTGGAAACGGCCCTAATTCGGATGAGGTGAATGAACGTTGCCCAGTATTTCTGCAATGGCTCGACCTGGTGCACCAAATACACCATCAGTACCCGTGCAGTTTTGAGTTCAGCATAGGCTACTTG ATAAAACTCGCCCAGCACTCTCTGTCATGTCTGTTTGGCACGTTCCTATGCAATTCGCTAAAAGAACGAAttgaaaattcagtttttgatCGAACATTCTCTGTATGGCCATTTCTAGCGGAAACCATGTATAGAAATCCACTCTATAAGCACGAGACTGAAAAG GTACTTTGGCCCGCGCACAGTGTGCGATTTTTAGATTTTTGGTCCGATGTGTATCTTGGTAGCTTAGGAAACAAAAATGGTACCGATCTTCCTTTACAGAGCAATGAACGACAAAGTGTTCACAGCGTTAACG GCTCGTCAGCGAAAACCCGATCGACCGAAAATATAGCAACAAACGAGCTGTCTCAGAGCACAATGTCGAGAAGATCGAGTGATCCCAATTTGACAGTGGATTCAAT CGTAACGGAAGGTTTAAATTTGAATGTGAACAGCAACTCCATGTTTGACATTCGGTTGGAGGAAAAGGAATGTATAATTGATACAAAACATGATATCAAACATGAGTCCGACTCAGAGGATAAGTGCGACAGTCCAAAACAGGAGGAGCATGCACAAAATGGGTCAACAAGTTTGTTAACTGAATTAAAGAATGAACAAAGTACTTCTTCAGTTCAATGTGATATATTAAATGCGGGTTCCCCATCCATAAATGGCAAGATCACCATTCAGCGTATGGATTCCGAACCCATTGATTTTGCAATACATACCCCTTGTGATTCGCCAAATG ATCATGCTCCATCCATTTGTGAAAGCTTTAGTGATAATAGCCGGACTCTGCGTCAGGGCCAAGGCCAAATTGATACTAGTACGGATACCTTAATTCCTATAGAATCTACACAACAAGAGACAAACGGGATGTTAAAAGATGATGCAGTTAAAGACAGCGACGTGCCTTCAGAACAAGATGCCGATGTCATACCTCAAGAAAAAAAGACCGAAGCAACCTCTGTTGCCCATACCAATAAAATTAGTCAAAGTTATAACAATTTGCCCCGAGTTCATATAAAGCCCAACAATCTGCGATATTTTCAACAAAACGCCACTTCAAATATGGATAAAAGCGATGCTTTTGATCATCCCTTGAATCTTCATATGCCTCAAGAGAATACAACCAACGACGATAGCTGCAAcgaaacaaatttaaatgcaactaAGGAGGAACTTTTCAATGGAAGCGCTTCGTTAGCCGAAGGCAGCAACAATGGCGATTCCCTACCCTTATCACCTGAACATCAAAGATGTAACTCTCAAACGCATAGCACGTTTGCGAACTTTGATGAGCCCATGGCTGGTAATGCGATGCGAAGAAACACGCTCTGGTCGAACCTTAATCGAGATCAATCACATTCAAAATATACAGAAAATTCCAG TGGACTTAATTTTCCGGCAAGTGGACTTATATCATTGCCTCCGACTCCTCAGGGATCACAGGAGCGAACACAATTCACAATATCCTGTCCCGATGGCTTGGCACATGGCTTAAGTGAACAAAATATTCGACTACATCAAATTGTTCAAGAACACAAG CTACGTGAGGAAGTCCTCTTGCGCGAAATCCACGGCATGCGTTTGGCGTTGTTACAAAAAGGTTGTCCAAGCTGCAACAGCGTCGCATCAACAAATGTGGAGCAT GAAAACGGATCTGATATTGTTGAAAATGCATCGACGTGTTCTTGGGAAGCCGTAGAAGAACGTAGTGGTCCATCGTCATATGCCACATCCTCAATTCAAGAGAAAAAGGCTTCAAGTATTCTCTGGGTACCAGATCATGCCGTTTCGCGTTGCTCTAATTGTCAAATTGAATTCTGGCTTGGACGAAGAAAACATCATTGTCG ATCATGTGGAGAAATTTTCTGTGCTGACTGCTCGGAGTTTTGGGCACCTTTACCGTatgaaaagctttttaatccaGTAAGACTATGTGGTTCTTGTTATATAACCGTTACAACACAAGTCCACGAATGTGGCGTTCCTTCTAACCCAATTTTAAATGATGTGGCTAAGCCTTCTGCAAGCTCTCAAGAGTAG
- the LOC6636665 gene encoding phosphatidylinositol-3,5-bisphosphate 3-phosphatase MTMR3 isoform X2 — MMSDGSPPPSICFIRAAESYPKSQMEKEDSQLSVPFQELAGESTKYLGRTDDGILALSNYRIFLSKKSTAFETYVPLGLIESVQVRDLFQLIVNCKDASTVRCSFQSAEQCLEWQRRIQLLIGVPETLETLFAFPFYSWTCDIVGNKERSALINGIGLKSATAAPENSISIQAQTASEHLHRLQRAIRYESDFKNEVIRLGFDLKGSWRISTANTDFKLCPSYPQKLLVPCCITDEMLHNIANFRGSRRLPAVVWRHQKSGAILARCSQPEVGWLGWRNYKDEQLLKALADACAFDRGEHARRQAKDTNGEAGSSGKSSPSLEDSSHEELALDEIRKILIVDARSYTSAVTNRARGGGCECIEYYPCAEIEFMNLGNIHAIRKSFHAVRQLCASSPDDPNWLGQLEKTMWMQHLSGLLGASMTVVHTIEKNGRPVLVHCSDGWDRTPQIVATAQICLDPFYRTVEGFRVLVEREWLNFGHKFADRSGNGPNSDEVNERCPVFLQWLDLVHQIHHQYPCSFEFSIGYLIKLAQHSLSCLFGTFLCNSLKERIENSVFDRTFSVWPFLAETMYRNPLYKHETEKVLWPAHSVRFLDFWSDVYLGSLGNKNGTDLPLQSNERQSVHSVNGSSAKTRSTENIATNELSQSTMSRRSSDPNLTVDSIVTEGLNLNVNSNSMFDIRLEEKECIIDTKHDIKHESDSEDKCDSPKQEEHAQNGSTSLLTELKNEQSTSSVQCDILNAGSPSINGKITIQRMDSEPIDFAIHTPCDSPNDHAPSICESFSDNSRTLRQGQGQIDTSTDTLIPIESTQQETNGMLKDDAVKDSDVPSEQDADVIPQEKKTEATSVAHTNKISQSYNNLPRVHIKPNNLRYFQQNATSNMDKSDAFDHPLNLHMPQENTTNDDSCNETNLNATKEELFNGSASLAEGSNNGDSLPLSPEHQRCNSQTHSTFANFDEPMAGNAMRRNTLWSNLNRDQSHSKYTENSSGLNFPASGLISLPPTPQGSQERTQFTISCPDGLAHGLSEQNIRLHQIVQEHKLREEVLLREIHGMRLALLQKGCPSCNSVASTNVEHIMWRNFLC, encoded by the exons ATGATGTCAGATGGATCGCCGCCCCCATCGATTTGTTTTATACGAGCCGCGGAATCTTATCCAAAATCACAAATGGAAAAGGAAGATTCACAGCTGTCTGTGCCCTTTCAAGAAC TTGCCGGCGAGTCAACTAAATACCTGGGACGAACCGACGATGGCATTCTAGCTTTGTCCAATTATCGCATATTTCTGTCAAAGAAATCGACTGCATTCGAGACGTATGTGCCGCTGGGCCTGATTGAGTCGGTGCAAGTGCGTGATCTTTTCCAGTTGATAGTCAATTGCAAGGATGCCAGCACTGTGAGGTGTTCGTTTCAATCTGCAGAGCAATGCTTGGAATGGCAGCGTCGCATTCAGTTGCTAATCGGTGTGCCCGAAACACTGGAGACGCTCTTCGCATTCCCATTCTACTCATGGACCTGCGACATTGTTGGCAACAAAGAGCGCTCTGCACTAATCAACGGCATTGGCCTTAAATCGGCGACAGCAGCACCTGAGAATTCAATATCAATACAAGCCCAGACGGCTAGCGAACATTTGCATCGCTTGCAGCGAGCGATTCGCTATGAGAGCGACTTTAAAAATGAAGTTATCCGTCTTGGTTTCGATTTGAAGGGCTCTTGGCGGATCTCAACGGCAAACACTGACTTTAAACTGTGCCCTTCGTATCCACAAAAATTACTTGTTCCGTGCTGCATTACTGATGAAATGCTTCACAACATTGCCAATTTCCGGGGATCGCGTCGCCTGCCGGCTGTTGTTTGGCGCCATCAAAAGTCTGGTGCCATTCTGGCACGCTGCAGTCAGCCAGAGGTCGGTTGGCTGGGCTGGAGAAATTACAAAGATGAGCAGCTGCTGAAAGCGCTAGCAGATGCCTGTGCCTTTGACAGAGGTGAGCATGCGAGGCGACAGGCAAAAGATACAAATGGCGAGGCAGGCTCCTCAGGAAAGAGCTCTCCATCGCTGGAGGATTCTTCGCACGAGGAACTTGCACTAGACGAAATCAGG aaaattctCATCGTGGATGCCCGCAGCTATACGTCAGCGGTCACAAATCGAGCACGCGGCGGCGGCTGTGAGTGTATAGAATATTATCCATGCGCCGAAATAGAATTTATGAACTTGGGAAATATCCACGCAATACGAAAGAGTTTTCATGCTGTTCGACAGCTATGTGCCTCTTCGCCCGACGATCCAAA TTGGCTTGGACAATTGGAAAAAACGATGTGGATGCAACATTTATCGGGCTTATTGGGAGCCTCAATGACAGTCGTGCATACGATTGAGAAAAATGGTCGTCCGGTGCTGGTACATTGCTCCGATGGCTGGGATCGTACACCACAAATTGTGGCAACAGCGCAAATATGTCTGGATCCCTTTTACAGAACCGTTGAG GGCTTTCGTGTGTTAGTCGAACGAGAGTGGCTCAATTTCGGCCACAAGTTTGCCGATCGCTCTGGAAACGGCCCTAATTCGGATGAGGTGAATGAACGTTGCCCAGTATTTCTGCAATGGCTCGACCTGGTGCACCAAATACACCATCAGTACCCGTGCAGTTTTGAGTTCAGCATAGGCTACTTG ATAAAACTCGCCCAGCACTCTCTGTCATGTCTGTTTGGCACGTTCCTATGCAATTCGCTAAAAGAACGAAttgaaaattcagtttttgatCGAACATTCTCTGTATGGCCATTTCTAGCGGAAACCATGTATAGAAATCCACTCTATAAGCACGAGACTGAAAAG GTACTTTGGCCCGCGCACAGTGTGCGATTTTTAGATTTTTGGTCCGATGTGTATCTTGGTAGCTTAGGAAACAAAAATGGTACCGATCTTCCTTTACAGAGCAATGAACGACAAAGTGTTCACAGCGTTAACG GCTCGTCAGCGAAAACCCGATCGACCGAAAATATAGCAACAAACGAGCTGTCTCAGAGCACAATGTCGAGAAGATCGAGTGATCCCAATTTGACAGTGGATTCAAT CGTAACGGAAGGTTTAAATTTGAATGTGAACAGCAACTCCATGTTTGACATTCGGTTGGAGGAAAAGGAATGTATAATTGATACAAAACATGATATCAAACATGAGTCCGACTCAGAGGATAAGTGCGACAGTCCAAAACAGGAGGAGCATGCACAAAATGGGTCAACAAGTTTGTTAACTGAATTAAAGAATGAACAAAGTACTTCTTCAGTTCAATGTGATATATTAAATGCGGGTTCCCCATCCATAAATGGCAAGATCACCATTCAGCGTATGGATTCCGAACCCATTGATTTTGCAATACATACCCCTTGTGATTCGCCAAATG ATCATGCTCCATCCATTTGTGAAAGCTTTAGTGATAATAGCCGGACTCTGCGTCAGGGCCAAGGCCAAATTGATACTAGTACGGATACCTTAATTCCTATAGAATCTACACAACAAGAGACAAACGGGATGTTAAAAGATGATGCAGTTAAAGACAGCGACGTGCCTTCAGAACAAGATGCCGATGTCATACCTCAAGAAAAAAAGACCGAAGCAACCTCTGTTGCCCATACCAATAAAATTAGTCAAAGTTATAACAATTTGCCCCGAGTTCATATAAAGCCCAACAATCTGCGATATTTTCAACAAAACGCCACTTCAAATATGGATAAAAGCGATGCTTTTGATCATCCCTTGAATCTTCATATGCCTCAAGAGAATACAACCAACGACGATAGCTGCAAcgaaacaaatttaaatgcaactaAGGAGGAACTTTTCAATGGAAGCGCTTCGTTAGCCGAAGGCAGCAACAATGGCGATTCCCTACCCTTATCACCTGAACATCAAAGATGTAACTCTCAAACGCATAGCACGTTTGCGAACTTTGATGAGCCCATGGCTGGTAATGCGATGCGAAGAAACACGCTCTGGTCGAACCTTAATCGAGATCAATCACATTCAAAATATACAGAAAATTCCAG TGGACTTAATTTTCCGGCAAGTGGACTTATATCATTGCCTCCGACTCCTCAGGGATCACAGGAGCGAACACAATTCACAATATCCTGTCCCGATGGCTTGGCACATGGCTTAAGTGAACAAAATATTCGACTACATCAAATTGTTCAAGAACACAAG CTACGTGAGGAAGTCCTCTTGCGCGAAATCCACGGCATGCGTTTGGCGTTGTTACAAAAAGGTTGTCCAAGCTGCAACAGCGTCGCATCAACAAATGTGGAGCAT ATCATGTGGAGAAATTTTCTGTGCTGA
- the ERp44 gene encoding endoplasmic reticulum resident protein 44 codes for MTESTKPLLGSCLAIVAVLHVLYQPTDASGALPMTSENIDMTLASNELVFLNFYAEWCRFSNILAPIFNEAADKIKAEFPEAGKVVLGKVDCDRETAIASRFHISKYPTLKIVRNGQLSKREYRGQRSAEAFLEFVKKQLEDPIKEFKSLKDLEVLDSKKRSIIGYFDRRDQPEYDIFRKVATNLKEDCQFHVGFGDASQAMHPPGTPIIVFRPDVALSHDNDETYTGSLSNFDELKVWIQEKCVPLVREITFESAEELTEEGLPFLILFYRPDDLNSIKDYKAIIEQQLLDEKQNVNFLTADGKRFAHPLHHLGKSEEDLPVIAIDSFKHMYLFPHFNDMYTPGKLKQFLQDLYSGKLHREFHYGPDPSSNEAQSENAISGKGTSPPESKFKELGPSKHRYTLLEKDEL; via the exons ATGACTGAATCAACAAAGCCATTGCTGGGCTCGTGCTTAGCCATTGTTGCG GTTCTTCATGTCCTTTACCAACCAACAGATGCGTCTGGTGCGCTGCCCATGACCAGTGAAAATATTGATATGACATTAG CGTCTAACGAATTGGTTTTCCTTAATTTTTATGCGGAGTGGTGTCGGTTTAGTAATATTTTAGCGCCTATTTTCAATGAAGCGGCGGATAAG ATCAAAGCGGAATTCCCCGAAGCTGGGAAAGTTGTGCTAGGAAAAGTGGATTGCGATCGTGAAACGGCGATTGCGTCCCGATTCCACATCAGTAAATATCCCACATTAAAGATTGTCCGCAATGGACAGCTGAGCAAGCGTGAGTACCGAGGTCAGCGCTCGGCAGAGGCATTCTTGGAGTTTGTCAAGAAGCAATTGGAGGATCCTATTAAAGAGTTTAAATCTTTGAAAGATTTGGAGGTTCTTGATTCCAAGAAACGTAGCATTATAGGCTATTTCGATCGCCGAGATCAGCCCGAATACGACATATTCCGCAAGGTTGCAACCAACCTCAAGGAAGATTGTCAATTCCATGTTGGATTTGGCGATGCCTCTCAGGCAATGCATCCACCAG GCACACCCATTATTGTGTTCAGGCCGGATGTTGCCCTATCTCACGACAACGATGAGACCTATACCGGCAGCTTAAGCAATTTCGATGAACTCAAGGTTTGGATCCAGGAGAAATGTGTACCGCTTGTCAGAGAGATAACATTCGAGAGCGCCGAGGAGCTAACGGAAGAAGGGCTGCCGTTCCTGATTCTATTCTATCGTCCCGATGATCTGAATTCCATTAAAGATTACAAAGCAATCATTGAACAGCAATTATTGGATGAAAAGC AGAATGTTAACTTCCTTACTGCGGATGGTAAAAGGTTTGCGCATCCACTGCATCACTTGGGAAAATCTGAGGAGGATCTACCCGTTATTGCTATTGACTCGTTCAAGCACATGTATCTCTTCCCGCATTTCAATGATATGTATACGCCTGGCAAGCTAAAGCAATTCCTGCAAGATCTTTACAGTGGGAAACTTCATAG GGAGTTTCATTATGGGCCGGATCCCTCAAGTAATGAAGCGCAGTCTGAAAATGCGATTAGCGGTAAGGGTACATCGCCGCCTGAGTCTAAATTTAAGGAGCTGGGCCCTTCAAAACATCGCTACACCTTGCTGGAAAAAGATGAACTGTAA
- the caz gene encoding RNA-binding protein cabeza: protein MDRGGYGGGGGGAGQYNNFAVPPPNYQQMPNKTGNYNEPPPNYNKPGGGYDSGHRGGGGSSGGGGGGGSWNDRGNSYGNGGASKDNYNKGYGGSSSSGGGGGSSGGGGGGGNDMITQEDTIFVSGMDPSTTEQDIETHFGAIGIIKKDKRTMKPKIWLYKNKETGTSKGEATVTYDDVNAAQSAIQWFDGNDFNGANIKVSLAQRQNNWNKGGGGGGRGGGFAGRNRGGGGGGGGGGGGRFDRGGGGGGGGDFDRGSGGGGGRGGGRFGGGGGGGAGAGGNVQPRDGDWKCSSCNNTNFAWRNECNRCKTPKGDEDGNSGNSGYGGGGGGGGGGYGGMNDRGNDRGSGGGYQNRDRSGGGGGGGGGYSRYGNDNGGGGGGRGRGGGGGGGGGRRDGGAMRNDGGMRSRPY from the exons ATGGATC GTGGCGGTTatggtggcggtggcggtggtgcCGGACAGTACAATAATTTTGCTGTTCCTCCGCCAAATTAccaacaaatgccaaacaaaactGGTAATTATAATGAGCCCCCTCCAAATTATAACAAACCAGGCGGTG GTTATGATTCCGGCCATCGTGGTGGAGGTGgaagcagcggcggcggcggcggcggtggctcATGGAATGATAGAGGCAATTCTTATGG AAATGGAGGCGCCAGCAAGGACAACTACAACAAAG GATATGGcggcagtagcagcagcggTGGAGGAGGCGGCAGcagtggcggtggcggtggtggAGGCAACGATATGATCACACAAGAAGATACCATTTTTGTTTCTGGCATGGATCCATCCACCACAGAGCAGGACATTGAGACTCACTTCGGTGCCATTGGCATTATAAAG AAGGACAAGCGCACCATGAAACCAAAGATTTGGTTGTATAAGAATAAGGAAACTGGCACTTCGAAGGGTGAGGCCACCGTCACATATGATGATGTGAACGCAGCTCAGTCGGCCATTCAGTGGTTCGATGGCAACGATTTCAACGGCGCCAATATCAAAGTTTCCCTGGCCCAGCGCCAAAATAACTGGAACAaaggcggtggcggcggcggacGCGGCGGTGGCTTCGCTGGACGTAATCGTGGTGGTggtggaggcggcggcggtggtggtggtggtcgCTTTGATCGCGGTGGCGGTGGAGGCGGCGGTGGTGATTTTGACCGTggaagcggcggcggcggtggtcgCGGTGGTGGTCgctttggcggcggcggtggtggtggtgcagGTGCCGGTGGCAACGTGCAACCCCGTGATGGAGATTGgaaatgcagcagctgcaacaacacaAACTTTGCTTGGCGCAATGAGTGCAATCG TTGCAAGACACCAAAGGGTGATGAAGACGGCAACTCTGGAAACAGTGGTtacggcggcggtggtggcggcggtggcggagGCTATGGCGGCATGAATGATCGTGGCAATGATCGCGGCTCCGGCGGTGGCTACCAAAATAGAGATCGtagcggtggcggtggcggtggagGTGGCGGTTATTCACGTTATGGCAATGATaatggcggcggtggcggtggacGTGGtcgtggcggtggcggcggcggcggtggtggccGTCGTGACGGTGGCGCTATGCGCAATGATGGCGGCATGCGTTCCAGACCATATTAA
- the LOC6636668 gene encoding vesicle transport protein GOT1B: MIEITDLQKIGIGLAGFGISFLFLGMLLLFDKGLLAIGNILFISGLGCVIGVERTLRFFFQRHKVKGTTAFFGGIVIVLLGFPIIGMIIESYGFFALFSGFFPVAINFLGRVPVLGSLFNLPFMQKIVQKLGGDGNRTTV; the protein is encoded by the exons ATGATTGAAATAACAGATCTCCAAA AAATCGGCATCGGCTTGGCTGGCTTCGGCATATCGTTTTTATTTCTTGGCATGTTGCTTCTTTTCGACAAAGGCTTGCTTGCTATAGGAAAT ATTCTCTTTATATCAGGCCTTGGCTGCGTTATTGGAGTGGAGCGAACCTTACGCTTTTTCTTTCAACGCCATAAAGTCAAAGGGACAACAGCTTTCTTCGGTGGGATTGTCATCGTGCTGCTTGGTTTTCCCATTATTGGCATGATAATTGAATCCTATGGATTTTTTGCACTATTCAG CGGCTTCTTCCCTGTAGCCATCAATTTCCTTGGCCGTGTGCCTGTTTTAGGATCATTATTCAATCTACCATTTATGCAAAAG ATTGTTCAAAAGCTTGGTGGGGACGGAAATCGAACAACGGTATAA